A genomic window from Ruminiclostridium cellulolyticum H10 includes:
- a CDS encoding PH domain-containing protein codes for MAETSSILVWTLVSECPIPDDVIDLMVEGEVAVAAYKTFRDSAIFTNKRLIVRDAQGLTGKKVEVYSLPYSSINMWSTENAGRFLDFNAEVELWTRAGHIKINLQKGVDIRKFDKLIANALLK; via the coding sequence ATGGCTGAAACAAGTAGTATTCTGGTATGGACTCTGGTATCAGAATGTCCTATCCCTGATGATGTAATCGATCTGATGGTGGAAGGTGAAGTGGCGGTAGCTGCCTATAAAACATTTCGTGACAGTGCAATATTCACTAATAAGAGGCTGATTGTAAGGGATGCACAGGGACTTACCGGTAAAAAGGTTGAGGTATATTCTTTACCGTATTCTTCAATCAATATGTGGTCTACGGAAAACGCAGGCAGATTTTTGGATTTTAATGCAGAAGTTGAGTTGTGGACAAGAGCAGGTCACATTAAAATTAATCTTCAAAAAGGTGTTGACATTAGGAAGTTTGATAAACTTATTGCAAATGCTCTGCTTAAATAG
- a CDS encoding S8 family peptidase: MSGFKKFLVIPFILIFLAVYPLTSYVESAETDSAPYSLTEITKLQIIKEVNGVKLAKAIFNNQDIKDIVIFKDGSIEEYSKEKHGKLFEKDKLSKKLKEKIKKSSSDEEIPVAVHINDIDHNEVEKYVKDKLKIKDIKDEKPEKIKEYIKEKRIKSKEEYKKSNSQFVKEYINNEEELFESQYSPLIIIRLTNMDIEKLSKNMQVQEMDLFVDSTKEEDTYNSIPNINSKYVKDNLNLRGDGVPIGILEVGYPNLDNTQLTDSNIIFDVPESTANRRRSTHATIVTSIIVGQTEGIAPGATAYVATASSRLGDYEKIEWLIDQGVYVINYSAGYSDVRGEYTDMAKWIDHISIQHDVIFVKSSGNKRLDNLGISDPGMAYNAFTVGSMNDNDSINEPNWLDDIFSPFSCYTENENSENPYPFKPDLTAPGESVDVAGYLSQAGTSISAPHVTGVLAQMLGAFPNIFPRNSVMKAVTTAATLHKTTDDYGIYSMSPSLSDKEGAGVIDALSIYNCLSGSHFLTENLTESQFPYIHNIGVNADDTQSVRVSLSWLKNNIIPDSSQNVVERELSDLDLEVFDPEGNQVGYSMSANNNLEVVEFTPTMSGEYKIMVEGYALTNDSEQISLAWTESN; this comes from the coding sequence ATGTCAGGTTTCAAAAAGTTCTTAGTTATCCCGTTTATATTAATATTCTTAGCAGTGTACCCGCTTACTTCGTATGTAGAGTCTGCAGAAACCGATTCAGCTCCCTATTCATTAACGGAGATAACTAAACTACAAATTATAAAGGAAGTAAATGGTGTAAAGCTTGCGAAGGCAATTTTTAATAATCAGGATATAAAAGATATTGTTATTTTTAAGGACGGTTCTATTGAAGAGTATAGCAAGGAAAAACACGGTAAACTCTTTGAGAAGGATAAGCTTTCAAAAAAACTCAAAGAGAAAATCAAGAAATCCTCAAGTGATGAGGAGATACCTGTAGCAGTGCACATCAATGACATAGATCATAATGAGGTAGAGAAATATGTAAAGGATAAACTAAAAATTAAAGATATAAAAGACGAAAAACCTGAAAAAATTAAGGAATATATAAAAGAGAAACGTATAAAGTCCAAAGAGGAATATAAGAAGAGTAATAGTCAGTTTGTTAAAGAATATATCAATAATGAGGAGGAGCTGTTTGAAAGCCAATACTCTCCATTAATTATAATAAGACTAACTAATATGGATATTGAGAAATTAAGTAAAAATATGCAAGTTCAGGAAATGGATTTATTTGTAGACAGTACAAAAGAAGAAGATACATACAATAGTATACCAAATATAAATTCCAAATACGTAAAAGATAACTTAAACTTAAGAGGAGATGGCGTACCCATTGGAATACTTGAAGTTGGTTATCCAAACTTGGATAATACGCAGCTAACAGACAGCAACATTATATTTGATGTCCCTGAAAGTACTGCCAACAGAAGACGTTCAACCCATGCTACAATTGTCACCAGCATAATAGTAGGACAAACGGAAGGGATTGCACCTGGTGCAACAGCATATGTAGCAACTGCCTCATCGAGACTGGGTGATTATGAGAAAATTGAGTGGCTCATTGACCAGGGAGTTTACGTCATAAATTATAGTGCCGGATACAGCGATGTCAGGGGCGAGTATACCGACATGGCAAAATGGATTGACCATATAAGCATACAGCATGACGTAATATTTGTAAAAAGTTCGGGAAATAAAAGACTAGATAATTTAGGTATATCTGACCCGGGGATGGCCTACAATGCTTTTACCGTTGGGTCAATGAACGATAACGATTCTATTAATGAACCTAATTGGCTGGATGATATATTTTCACCTTTCAGCTGTTATACGGAAAATGAAAATTCCGAAAATCCATACCCGTTTAAACCTGACCTGACTGCTCCCGGAGAGTCAGTAGACGTTGCAGGATATTTATCACAGGCTGGCACCAGTATTTCAGCACCCCATGTTACAGGTGTACTGGCACAAATGCTCGGTGCTTTTCCTAACATATTTCCGAGAAACAGTGTTATGAAAGCTGTTACTACAGCCGCAACGTTACATAAGACCACGGATGATTATGGGATTTATTCAATGAGTCCTTCTTTATCCGATAAGGAAGGAGCAGGAGTAATCGATGCACTATCTATATACAATTGCTTAAGCGGCTCGCATTTCCTTACGGAAAACCTTACAGAAAGCCAGTTCCCGTACATTCACAACATTGGAGTAAATGCTGATGACACACAGTCGGTTAGGGTAAGTCTTTCTTGGCTGAAAAACAATATAATACCTGATTCTTCACAAAACGTTGTTGAGAGGGAACTATCAGATCTTGATCTTGAAGTTTTTGATCCTGAAGGCAATCAGGTAGGATACTCTATGTCGGCGAATAATAATCTGGAAGTTGTGGAGTTTACCCCCACAATGTCAGGTGAATACAAAATAATGGTAGAAGGTTATGCATTGACCAACGACAGCGAACAGATAAGTCTTGCATGGACCGAATCAAATTAA
- a CDS encoding GntR family transcriptional regulator, whose protein sequence is MNPFQRNVLPLKEVIYIEVKNRILNLEYKPGQMISETEISELLNVSRTPVREVFIRLSLEKLIDIYPQKGTFVSLVDLSYVKESVYMRNILECQIAGEIINSGLKTLPAEIKKNIGLQKYLVENEGNIEEFLELDNDFHKVIFKAVNHDTIWDIISTTRIHYNRFRLLTMYEPEMMKKVYQEHFDIMNKIEEGDKKGCNALLKQHHYNGLEHTDILKEKYPGYFL, encoded by the coding sequence ATGAATCCATTTCAAAGAAATGTACTTCCACTTAAAGAAGTAATTTATATAGAAGTTAAAAATAGAATACTAAATCTTGAGTATAAACCCGGGCAAATGATAAGCGAGACAGAAATATCCGAGCTTCTCAATGTCAGCAGGACACCTGTAAGGGAAGTATTTATACGTCTTTCCTTAGAAAAGCTGATTGATATATACCCCCAAAAAGGTACCTTTGTATCACTGGTAGACCTTTCTTATGTAAAGGAAAGTGTTTATATGAGAAACATTCTGGAATGTCAGATAGCAGGCGAAATAATCAACAGCGGATTAAAGACTTTACCTGCTGAAATAAAAAAGAACATAGGGTTACAGAAATATCTCGTTGAAAATGAAGGCAATATAGAAGAATTTCTGGAACTTGATAACGACTTTCACAAGGTTATTTTCAAGGCTGTAAACCATGATACAATATGGGACATTATAAGTACAACCAGAATCCACTACAATAGATTCAGGCTTTTAACAATGTATGAGCCGGAAATGATGAAAAAAGTGTATCAAGAGCATTTCGACATTATGAATAAAATTGAAGAGGGGGACAAAAAAGGCTGCAATGCGTTACTCAAGCAGCATCATTACAACGGTCTCGAGCATACAGATATCCTAAAGGAAAAGTACCCGGGATACTTTCTGTAA
- a CDS encoding sugar kinase, translating to MSIINLKPEGSYTYDCISLGEVMLRLDPGDGRIKNTREFKVWEGGGEYNVSRGLRKCFGMKCAVVTAFAENDIGKLIEDLVLQGGVDTSLIKWIPFDGIGRAVRNGLNFTEKGFGIRAALGVSDRANTAASQLKVGDIDWEHIFGKLGVRWFHTGGIFAALSETTPDVVIEAVKTAKKYNSIVSYDLNYRPSLWNYIGGNKKAQKVNKEIAKYIDVMIGNEEDFTQCLGFEVEGNDKNLKELDIEGYKKMIDRVVEEYPNLKVVATTLRGVKTATINDWRAICWAEGTIYKSMEFPGLEIYDRVGGGDSFASGLVYGLMTTGDAQKAVNYGVAHGALAMTTPGDTSMASLKEVESIMKGQSARVVR from the coding sequence ATGTCTATTATCAATTTGAAACCGGAGGGGAGTTACACATATGATTGTATTTCTCTGGGAGAAGTTATGCTGAGACTTGATCCGGGGGATGGAAGAATAAAAAATACCAGGGAATTCAAAGTATGGGAAGGCGGAGGAGAGTACAATGTTTCCCGTGGACTTCGCAAATGCTTTGGAATGAAATGTGCGGTTGTTACGGCTTTTGCCGAAAATGATATCGGAAAGCTTATTGAAGATCTGGTTTTACAGGGCGGTGTGGATACATCTCTGATTAAATGGATACCTTTTGACGGTATTGGCAGGGCTGTAAGAAATGGTTTAAATTTCACAGAAAAAGGCTTTGGAATAAGAGCCGCCCTTGGTGTTTCCGACAGGGCAAATACTGCAGCTTCTCAGTTGAAGGTAGGGGACATTGACTGGGAACATATATTTGGAAAGCTGGGGGTAAGATGGTTCCATACTGGAGGTATTTTTGCAGCATTATCCGAAACTACACCTGATGTGGTTATAGAGGCCGTTAAAACTGCAAAGAAATACAATTCTATTGTTTCCTATGACTTAAACTACAGACCTTCTCTCTGGAACTATATCGGGGGAAACAAGAAGGCACAGAAAGTAAATAAAGAAATTGCAAAGTATATTGATGTAATGATCGGAAATGAAGAGGATTTTACACAGTGCCTGGGTTTTGAAGTTGAGGGAAATGACAAAAACCTGAAAGAACTGGATATAGAAGGATACAAGAAGATGATAGACAGGGTCGTTGAGGAATACCCCAATTTAAAGGTGGTTGCCACTACTCTAAGAGGAGTAAAAACAGCTACCATAAATGACTGGCGTGCAATATGCTGGGCGGAAGGCACTATTTACAAGTCTATGGAATTCCCCGGACTTGAGATTTATGACAGGGTAGGCGGAGGAGACAGCTTTGCATCAGGTTTGGTTTATGGTTTGATGACAACAGGAGATGCACAAAAGGCTGTAAACTACGGTGTGGCCCATGGTGCACTTGCAATGACAACACCCGGTGATACTTCCATGGCAAGCCTTAAGGAGGTTGAAAGTATTATGAAAGGGCAGAGTGCAAGAGTAGTAAGGTGA
- a CDS encoding DUF1638 domain-containing protein: MLRLKVISCDVLNREISYLASQSEHYIDVTFLHQGLHDTPEKLNKRLQYEIDRANEGFPYNYFDTCPDYDYIIVCYGLCSNGITGICSQRLPLVVPKAHDCITLLLGSKEKYMELFRQQPGTYWFSTGWIERGWQPGELKYTILKKEYIQKYGEENAEFLMEMEQSWMKEYNNAGFISWDCFNNNDFYRSSVRSAADFLKWNFFEIPGNPGLLQNMLNGRFNKNKVLIVPPGIRIAASNDNDIIKVEGDNLDV; the protein is encoded by the coding sequence ATGCTTCGTCTAAAAGTTATATCCTGCGATGTTTTAAACAGGGAAATTTCTTACCTTGCCAGCCAGTCAGAGCATTACATCGATGTAACGTTTTTGCATCAGGGTCTGCACGACACCCCTGAAAAATTGAATAAACGCCTTCAGTATGAAATTGATAGAGCTAATGAAGGTTTTCCTTATAACTACTTTGACACCTGCCCTGATTATGATTACATAATAGTCTGTTATGGACTTTGCAGTAACGGTATTACGGGTATTTGCAGCCAAAGACTGCCCTTGGTAGTTCCAAAAGCACATGACTGTATTACCCTGCTTCTCGGTTCCAAGGAAAAGTATATGGAGTTATTCAGGCAGCAGCCCGGAACGTACTGGTTCTCAACAGGATGGATTGAGCGGGGCTGGCAGCCGGGAGAACTTAAATACACTATACTTAAAAAGGAATATATTCAAAAATATGGAGAAGAAAATGCAGAATTTTTAATGGAAATGGAACAAAGCTGGATGAAAGAATATAATAATGCTGGCTTTATTTCATGGGACTGTTTTAATAATAATGATTTTTACAGGTCCTCGGTACGTTCTGCTGCGGATTTTTTAAAGTGGAATTTCTTTGAAATACCGGGCAATCCCGGTCTTCTTCAAAATATGTTAAATGGCAGGTTTAACAAAAATAAAGTACTGATAGTGCCTCCGGGTATCAGGATTGCCGCTTCCAATGATAATGACATTATAAAGGTCGAAGGAGATAATTTGGATGTTTAA
- a CDS encoding corrinoid protein: protein MSTLNEISQALQSGKAKIVKELVQKAIDDGISAGDILNNGLLDGMSVIGDKFKKDEIYVPDVLIAARAMNAGTEILKPLLASSGTKAVGKVVIGTVFGDLHDIGKNLVKMMMEGRGLEVVDLGINVPAQKFIDMAIQENAQIICCSTLLTTTMPEMENVVNAAKNAGIREKVTIMIGGAPVNQSYCDKISADIYTPDAASAAEEAVKACQSA, encoded by the coding sequence TTGAGTACATTAAATGAAATTTCACAGGCCTTGCAGTCAGGCAAAGCCAAAATTGTTAAGGAACTGGTTCAAAAGGCTATTGACGACGGTATATCTGCTGGTGATATTTTAAATAACGGACTGCTGGATGGTATGTCTGTTATAGGTGATAAATTTAAAAAAGATGAAATTTATGTTCCTGATGTATTGATTGCTGCGAGAGCTATGAATGCTGGAACAGAAATTCTGAAGCCTCTTCTTGCTTCGAGCGGTACGAAGGCTGTGGGAAAGGTTGTAATAGGGACAGTATTCGGTGATCTTCACGACATCGGTAAAAATTTAGTAAAAATGATGATGGAAGGCAGAGGTCTGGAGGTTGTTGATCTTGGTATCAATGTACCTGCACAGAAATTTATTGACATGGCAATTCAAGAAAATGCTCAGATTATTTGCTGCTCCACTTTACTTACTACTACTATGCCTGAGATGGAAAACGTAGTTAATGCTGCTAAAAATGCAGGCATCAGAGAAAAAGTAACTATTATGATTGGCGGTGCTCCTGTTAATCAGAGCTACTGCGATAAGATTTCAGCAGACATATATACACCGGATGCGGCTTCAGCTGCCGAGGAAGCAGTCAAAGCGTGCCAATCTGCTTGA
- the adhE gene encoding bifunctional acetaldehyde-CoA/alcohol dehydrogenase, producing MTKKNMVVNSVDTLLVKLAEIRKAQKEYSTFTQEQVDKIFLAASLAANKKRIPLSKMAQAETGMGVIEDKVIKNHYAAEYIYNAYKDTQTCGVIERDEAFGITKIAEPLGVVAAIVPTTNPTSTAIFKALIALKTRNGIIFSPHPRAKKCTIEAANVILEAAVAAGAPKGIIGWIDEPSIELSERVMKEADIILATGGPGMVKAAYSSGKPAIGVGPGNVPAIIDESADIKTAVSSIIVSKTFDNGMICASEQSVIVLDKIYNEVRKEFILRGAYMLNKEETQKVREVILVNGALNAKIVGQTASTIAKLAGFEVPAETKVLVGEVESVELSEAFAHEKLSPVLAMYKAKTFDDAVSKAERLIADGGFGHTASLYIDTVNSKDKLDKFTAAMKTCRILINTPSAQGGIGDLYNFKLAPSLTLGCGSWGGNSVSENVGVKHLINIKTVAERRENMLWFRAPEKVYFKKGCLGVALRELKTEMNKQRAFIVTDSFLYNNGYTKAVTNLLDDMNIKHHTFFDVAPDPTLACAKLGAEAMRDFKPDVIIAIGGGSAMDAGKIMWTLYEHPEVDFQDLAMRFMDIRKRVYTFPKIGEKAYFVAIPTSAGTGSEVTPFAVITDEQSGVKYPLADYELMPKMAIVDADLMMNMPKGLTAASGIDALTHAVEAYASMLLTDYTKGLALQATKNIFEYLPSAYENGAKDPIAREKMADASTMAGMAFANSFLGICHSMAHKLGAFHHLPHGVANALLITEVMKFNIAEAPTKMGAFSQYKYPEILKRYAEVASFIGITGSTDEEKFKKLIAKIDELKAKVGLPKTIKEAGVDEEKFLATLDEMVEQAFDDQCTGANPRYPLLSEIKDMYLKVYYGK from the coding sequence ATGACTAAGAAAAATATGGTAGTAAATAGTGTAGACACACTGTTGGTAAAACTGGCAGAAATAAGGAAGGCACAGAAAGAATATTCAACATTTACACAGGAACAGGTTGACAAAATATTTCTGGCTGCATCACTTGCTGCAAATAAAAAGAGAATTCCTCTTTCTAAAATGGCTCAAGCTGAAACAGGAATGGGTGTTATAGAAGACAAGGTGATTAAGAACCATTATGCAGCAGAGTATATTTACAATGCGTATAAGGATACTCAAACCTGTGGCGTTATTGAACGTGACGAAGCTTTTGGTATCACAAAAATAGCTGAGCCCCTTGGTGTCGTTGCAGCAATTGTACCAACAACAAACCCAACTTCAACAGCTATTTTTAAAGCACTTATTGCTTTGAAAACCAGAAACGGAATCATATTCTCACCACACCCAAGAGCTAAGAAATGCACTATTGAGGCTGCAAATGTAATTTTGGAAGCAGCTGTTGCAGCAGGTGCACCAAAGGGAATAATCGGATGGATTGATGAGCCGTCAATAGAGCTTTCAGAAAGAGTTATGAAGGAAGCCGATATAATTCTTGCTACAGGCGGACCGGGTATGGTTAAGGCGGCATACTCATCAGGAAAACCAGCAATAGGTGTAGGACCGGGTAACGTACCTGCAATAATTGATGAAAGTGCCGATATAAAGACAGCTGTAAGTTCAATTATAGTTTCTAAAACATTTGATAACGGTATGATCTGTGCTTCCGAGCAGTCAGTAATTGTTTTAGATAAAATATACAATGAAGTTAGAAAAGAGTTTATTCTCAGAGGAGCATACATGCTTAATAAGGAAGAAACTCAAAAGGTAAGAGAAGTAATACTGGTTAACGGTGCATTAAATGCTAAAATTGTTGGTCAGACAGCTTCTACTATTGCAAAATTGGCAGGCTTTGAAGTTCCTGCTGAAACAAAGGTATTGGTCGGAGAGGTTGAATCAGTTGAATTGTCCGAAGCTTTTGCACATGAAAAGCTTTCTCCGGTACTTGCCATGTACAAGGCAAAAACCTTCGACGATGCTGTTTCTAAGGCTGAAAGGCTTATAGCAGACGGTGGATTTGGTCATACTGCTTCACTATATATTGACACTGTAAACAGCAAGGATAAACTTGACAAATTTACTGCGGCAATGAAGACCTGCAGAATTCTTATAAATACACCATCTGCACAGGGCGGAATAGGAGACCTTTACAACTTTAAACTTGCACCGTCACTTACCCTTGGCTGCGGTTCATGGGGTGGTAACTCCGTTTCAGAAAATGTCGGAGTAAAGCATCTGATCAATATTAAGACTGTTGCCGAGAGGAGAGAGAATATGCTGTGGTTCAGAGCACCTGAAAAAGTTTATTTCAAGAAAGGATGCCTTGGTGTTGCACTAAGAGAGCTCAAAACTGAGATGAATAAGCAAAGGGCATTCATAGTTACAGACTCATTCCTTTACAACAACGGATATACTAAAGCTGTTACAAACCTGCTGGATGATATGAATATCAAGCATCATACCTTCTTTGATGTAGCTCCGGACCCAACCCTTGCCTGTGCAAAGCTTGGTGCTGAGGCAATGAGGGATTTCAAACCTGACGTTATTATAGCCATCGGCGGAGGTTCCGCAATGGACGCAGGTAAAATTATGTGGACACTGTATGAACATCCTGAAGTTGATTTCCAGGATCTCGCAATGAGATTTATGGATATCAGAAAAAGAGTATACACATTCCCTAAGATAGGCGAGAAGGCATACTTTGTAGCAATCCCGACATCAGCAGGAACAGGTTCAGAGGTAACACCGTTTGCAGTTATTACTGACGAACAGTCAGGTGTAAAGTATCCTCTTGCAGACTACGAGCTCATGCCTAAGATGGCAATAGTTGATGCAGACCTTATGATGAATATGCCTAAGGGTCTTACAGCAGCTTCAGGTATAGATGCACTTACGCATGCTGTTGAAGCATATGCTTCAATGCTTTTAACAGATTATACAAAGGGTCTTGCTTTACAGGCAACTAAGAACATTTTTGAATACCTGCCTTCAGCGTATGAGAATGGTGCAAAGGACCCTATTGCAAGAGAAAAGATGGCTGACGCATCAACAATGGCCGGTATGGCATTTGCAAACTCATTCCTGGGTATTTGCCACTCAATGGCTCACAAGCTGGGAGCATTCCATCACCTGCCTCATGGTGTGGCAAATGCACTTCTGATTACTGAAGTAATGAAGTTCAATATAGCTGAAGCTCCTACAAAGATGGGTGCGTTCTCGCAGTACAAGTATCCTGAAATACTCAAGAGATACGCAGAAGTAGCGTCCTTTATCGGAATCACAGGTTCCACCGATGAAGAGAAATTTAAAAAGCTTATAGCTAAAATAGATGAATTAAAAGCAAAAGTTGGATTACCAAAGACTATCAAGGAAGCAGGAGTTGATGAAGAGAAGTTCCTGGCTACTCTAGATGAAATGGTTGAGCAGGCATTCGACGATCAATGCACAGGTGCTAACCCAAGATACCCTCTCTTGAGTGAAATCAAGGACATGTACCTGAAAGTTTACTACGGCAAGTAA
- a CDS encoding bifunctional 2-keto-4-hydroxyglutarate aldolase/2-keto-3-deoxy-6-phosphogluconate aldolase, with protein MDKNIVLKKICDCGVVAVVRAESPEQAIKIADSCVEAGISAIEITFTVNGALDVIKKLAESNKGNKILKGAGTILDPETARAAILAGATFIVSPCLNKEVVKVCNRYQVACMPGAMTVKEAVECMEAGADIVKVFPGELFGPAIIKAFRGPLPQIKLMPTGGVSLKNTAEWIRAGSVAVGVGGNLTAGAKKGDYKSIVTIGKQFIEKVKQARV; from the coding sequence ATTGATAAGAATATAGTGCTGAAAAAAATTTGCGATTGCGGTGTTGTAGCGGTTGTCAGAGCTGAAAGTCCTGAACAGGCAATAAAAATAGCCGACTCCTGTGTAGAAGCGGGAATCAGTGCCATCGAAATAACCTTTACGGTAAATGGTGCATTGGACGTTATTAAGAAACTGGCAGAGTCAAACAAGGGCAACAAGATTCTCAAAGGAGCAGGGACTATTCTTGACCCTGAGACAGCGAGAGCGGCTATTCTTGCAGGAGCTACGTTTATTGTCAGCCCATGCCTGAATAAAGAAGTTGTTAAGGTTTGCAACAGGTATCAGGTTGCCTGTATGCCGGGAGCCATGACTGTTAAAGAGGCTGTAGAGTGTATGGAAGCAGGTGCTGATATTGTAAAGGTATTCCCTGGAGAGCTTTTTGGGCCTGCCATTATTAAGGCATTCAGAGGGCCATTACCTCAGATTAAACTGATGCCTACAGGAGGAGTAAGTCTGAAAAATACAGCGGAATGGATTAGAGCTGGAAGTGTTGCGGTAGGAGTTGGTGGAAATTTAACTGCCGGAGCTAAAAAGGGCGACTACAAGTCAATTGTTACTATAGGAAAACAGTTCATTGAAAAGGTAAAGCAGGCTAGAGTCTGA
- a CDS encoding ASKHA domain-containing protein, which yields MFKVTVRNNEYSKVYTTNKGKNLLDLLRENGFYIDSPCNGNGTCGKCRVKLILGNNSSARAEEIKVLGREALESGYRLACRYHINSDIDISIDQNDLQAKILTESIQRSIELNPLVTKVYNVLEKPALGNSISDYDRIIIGEFNDNPFHLKNLELLRSLHDVIRKENFQVTLVIDSSDIIAVEPGNTVNTLYGIAVDIGTTTIAAYLIELTTGKKTCVTSLLNPQKAFGADVISRISYIMQNEHGLEHLNTLLVQSVNICVAMLCKQAGILPADIYAMTFAGNTTMQHILLKVNPSNIASAPFVPVFTSVVKVKARELSIDINPNGTAYFLPGVSAYVGADTVGAVLTVGMHRQASTSLLIDIGTNGEIVLGDKDGMYACSAAAGPAFEGANIKNGMGSVNGAINSVSLKHGITFTTIGNTKPLGLCGTGVVDLLAELLEVGIVDETGRIDMAWKPDSPEQEALCERITSTDGVNSFILCKADETLSGSEILLTQRDIREIQNAKAAIAAGIRVLVKNAGIWFEDIKNVYLAGGFGSYINIDSALKIGLIPVELEGRIISVGNAAAQGAINVLTSKALLPVAQEISKSIIYIELSNSKDFNDYYIDCMTFEQEI from the coding sequence ATGTTTAAAGTAACGGTCAGAAATAACGAATATTCAAAGGTATATACGACAAATAAGGGAAAAAATCTATTGGACCTGCTACGGGAAAATGGCTTTTACATTGATTCTCCCTGCAACGGAAACGGTACTTGCGGTAAATGCAGAGTAAAGCTCATCCTAGGAAACAACAGCTCCGCTAGAGCTGAAGAAATAAAAGTGTTAGGTCGTGAAGCATTAGAAAGCGGCTATAGATTGGCTTGCAGGTACCATATCAATTCTGATATTGATATTTCCATAGACCAAAATGACCTTCAGGCAAAGATACTCACTGAAAGTATACAGAGAAGTATTGAATTGAATCCCCTTGTAACGAAGGTTTACAATGTTCTCGAAAAACCGGCTCTGGGTAATTCCATTTCAGATTATGACAGGATTATAATAGGCGAATTTAACGACAATCCGTTTCATCTTAAAAACCTAGAACTTTTAAGAAGCCTTCACGACGTTATAAGGAAAGAGAACTTTCAAGTAACCCTTGTAATAGACTCCTCTGATATCATTGCAGTGGAACCCGGTAACACTGTAAATACCCTATACGGTATAGCCGTTGATATCGGAACAACCACCATTGCTGCCTATTTGATAGAATTGACAACGGGTAAAAAAACCTGTGTTACTTCCCTGCTGAATCCACAAAAGGCATTCGGTGCCGATGTCATTTCACGAATAAGCTACATTATGCAAAACGAGCATGGACTGGAACACCTGAATACCTTACTTGTTCAGTCAGTAAACATATGTGTTGCTATGTTATGTAAACAGGCTGGCATTTTGCCTGCCGATATTTATGCAATGACTTTTGCAGGCAATACTACAATGCAGCACATTCTTCTTAAAGTAAATCCGTCAAATATAGCCTCTGCTCCATTTGTACCTGTGTTTACGTCCGTCGTAAAGGTTAAAGCCCGTGAATTATCCATAGATATTAATCCCAATGGTACTGCTTATTTTCTGCCGGGAGTATCGGCGTACGTAGGTGCAGATACTGTCGGAGCAGTTCTGACTGTTGGTATGCACCGGCAGGCGTCTACTTCACTGCTCATAGATATAGGAACTAACGGAGAAATTGTATTAGGAGACAAAGACGGTATGTACGCCTGCTCGGCAGCGGCAGGACCTGCTTTTGAGGGAGCAAATATAAAAAATGGCATGGGAAGTGTCAATGGTGCCATTAACAGCGTTTCTCTAAAGCATGGGATAACTTTTACCACTATTGGGAACACAAAACCGCTAGGCTTATGCGGTACAGGAGTAGTTGACCTGCTTGCGGAGCTCCTTGAAGTTGGTATAGTTGACGAAACAGGAAGAATAGATATGGCATGGAAGCCGGACTCCCCTGAGCAGGAAGCTCTTTGTGAGAGGATAACTTCTACGGACGGTGTCAATTCATTTATACTTTGCAAAGCAGATGAAACCTTATCTGGCAGCGAAATACTTCTGACACAGCGTGATATACGGGAGATTCAGAACGCAAAAGCGGCTATAGCCGCAGGAATAAGGGTACTTGTCAAAAATGCAGGAATCTGGTTTGAAGATATTAAAAATGTGTATTTAGCAGGCGGCTTTGGCAGCTACATTAATATTGACAGTGCACTTAAAATTGGCCTTATCCCTGTAGAACTGGAGGGGCGGATAATATCCGTCGGAAATGCCGCCGCCCAGGGCGCCATTAATGTACTTACCAGCAAAGCCTTGCTGCCTGTCGCACAGGAAATCAGTAAATCCATCATTTATATAGAGCTTTCCAACAGTAAGGATTTTAATGATTATTACATTGACTGTATGACGTTTGAGCAGGAAATATAA